Genomic window (Coffea eugenioides isolate CCC68of unplaced genomic scaffold, Ceug_1.0 ScVebR1_1510;HRSCAF=2372, whole genome shotgun sequence):
TCAAATTGCATTTCAACCAAtcacttgaacaaattcaccaaaaattaaattattgtaAAACTACTCAAATGgtcaagagcttcatcaatcattagctcttgacaaccAATTCTCACTTCAAACACCAATCCATTCAAAACAAGAATAAAACTACAGCCAACTTGGCTCCCGAGTAGTTCTGAAATTcagattttattttcttgatccGGTAGTCAAGAAAATCCCAGCAAAATTTCAATCCAAGATGTCCATTAAACCTTCAACTTTTACTTGCTAGATTCACTAAACATATAGCTTATAATCTGACCCAAACCAagctaaaataaataatatacaAATCCAACAAATAAACTCACTAAAAGTCCCAACCAATTCAGCcatgctggaaaatatttttcttcaaaaatttgcTTTAGTTCATGTTCCAATACACCAGCTTTTCAAGTGTTACAATCAATAGGATAAACATGAAACTAGCACAAGATGTTATAAGACATTTTACTTAGGATTATAGCCAATTATCAAGAACATTTTCCAAAACAATATAAGAGTTTCAGCTTCTTTCTCATTCGGCCATTAACCAAGATTTCCAGCAACATGAGTTCGACCTTTTGCACTCCCAGCTTATCATGCTGATGGTAATAATTATGCTTACGAGGAATCTTAATCAACGACACAAAGTTTATAGCTTGTAACATATTTTTAGAACCCAAAATTCGcaaaagaaaactggaaaaaattcttttcttcttcactcgGCTACACTGGAAAATTCCAGCAGTTTAGTCATTCATTAATCcggattttccttggccaatTCAGAGATTCAAATACTCAACTTCAACATGCAACTACTTAACTAACTGACCAACATTTTTAGTTCAAGAATTAATTTCGAACAACAACAAGAGTCAtccaatttttcaagaaaaattccagcTAGCCTCGGTTATAATCTGCACAGAAActgattgcatttttcttttattttctgatCTAACTCAACCAATTAACTATATACgtagcttaatcatcttgtaaTTTACTAATTAGTCATGGTTAGAGGCTCAAAACAGCAAAATTATACCACATGAAACTACATTGTTCAAGACAACTCTCGGCAGAAATTTTCCATTGAAACAGAATTTCCTAAGCTCCTTAATTCATCATCCAACTACATAAAATTATCAAGCAAGACCCTAATCGTAATAATCATCCAAATTCCAGTTAGTTAAACACCACTGCATGCTCAAATTATTTTAGGACAACAACATTAAAGCTGCATTATCAAATTAATTCCCGGAATTTCTGATTTCTCATGCGCATCAGAATTTTTCTTCTGAATCACTTGTCCGAATGCTTGAAACCCACATGTAAGGTACTAACCATATTAATCATCCAAGCTTTAGTTAACTAATCATAATTACAATTCCAGATTATCACAGGAAAGCAGATTTAATCCAACATTTCTTAATCGATTCTCGGAAATCCAGATTCAGCGCACATCAGATTTGTCTTTTCCTAGATTCATCATTCATCGCCTAAGTTTCACATGCAGGGCCCTAGGTAGCTTAATCTACCCTCTGATCATCCATTTTCCTTCCCGAGAATttacctcacagcaagctaagCTTTCACGCGAagatctggaaaatttttctctCCTGCTCTCGGCTTCACGCACAAGCTTGGTCCTGGTTTGATGAGTTGCGGCTGGAAGTGGTGAAGTGCGGTTTGGTTGAGGTTGCAAGTGGCTACAGCTGGGAACTGGTTGCAGCTGGTGAAAATGGAGGTGCAGAATGGTGGGGAACctgctcacggtttctctctgcCTCTACTccagctcacggacagaaccagaaatggtTGCAGCTCGCGGCTTCTTCCCTCGATTGTGAAGTGCgactctccctcactctctccctTTGTCGACAATGGCAAGGCAGAGTGAAATGCAGTTGTGGTTTGAGATGTGAAGTGGAAAGGAAATGAAGAGGGTGTCGTGGTTTAGGAGATGTTTGAGTGTGGAAGTTGGTTTACGTATAGAATTGGCAAGGTTGTGATTGGTCAATTGGGGCGGTAATGGACAGGCTGTAAGAGGGAGTGTTTGGCCGTGCATGGTAATGTTATGGTTGTGTGTTTAATTGGAGAAGCTTTTCATTGGCTGAATGAAGAGGTGGCCTGTGATGTTGTCCGTCAATTTGGTTTTGGGGTTTGCATGGTTGTTTTGAGATTGTATGGAGGACgttttagtcttttcacgtTTCTTCCTAATCTCCACTCAAGACCTTAGTTCTAACTTAActccaaaaattatcccaagTATAATTCGATCACCTAATGACATGCTAATCTTGCAAGGCTCTAATTATCGAATTTTTCACACCTTAATTATGTTTAGTATACTTGTATcatgtttatctaaaatttataGGCTTTGTCTTATAGTGGACATTCTTATTAGTATTTAACGTTATTCACTAATTTAGAATTAGTTATaggaattcaagaaattttatataattaatctACTCAGGTAACATTAATTTTCAACATTAAGAAAACTAagtattttagtattttattttaaggcgataaattaatctaactcaagaaatattaatttaatataGCAAAACCGGATAATTCAATATTgacacaattatattatttattacttAAAAATTATCTCTACACTTTTATTTTCAAAACAATTAATTACCATTCTAGAATTCGAAGAAATTAATGATCAGGtcaatgaaatagtttaccatcgaaatatgaagttaatgtaacaaaaccaagaagtttagtagtttagcacaattcttttattttgcacataacgTTTATTTCTACGCACTTATCTAAAAACAATTAgacttagtgctaaaatttattaaggaattaaaatgcaaataaaatatgcactgatatttatgtctattttcagggttctcacatcctcccctccttaaaatgaattttgtcctcaaaattctcaccttCTTGCATTTTTGGGCAACCGGCAATTTGGTGCTCGCTGCTATCACACCTCAAGCACTTTCCTCCCTTTTTCCAGCATTCCTTCTCAATATGACCAGCCCTCCTGCAATACCCACAAGTTACCTGAGAAGTGGTCACACGACCTCCTTGCGAGGCGTTCCTAGGTTGACCTCTTCCATTTGGTCCTCCGTTAGCTCCATTGTCTCTTTCTCCGGCACCTCTGACACTAGCTCCTCTCACTAGAGCGCCCCGTGGTGCTCCGTGACTATTTATTCCACCCGTTCCTCGACCCACTTTGGCCGGTGGAGCATTTGCATAAATCGGCTCCCGACTGCTGCTAGGTgcaaatcttttcttggcctGGAAAGTTTTTACTTGAGCTCTGGCAACTTCAACCCTTTGAGCTCTCTCTACAGCTTCAGTAAATGTGTCTATTCGAACAGCAGCTAATCCCTCCTGAATTTCCACGTTCAGTCCCTGTACAAACCTCCTTACacgcctttgctccgtagctaccAATTCGGGAGCATAACGGGACAATTTCGTGAATTGAATCTCATATTCGCCGACACTCATCGCCCCCTGCCTACACTTGATGaaatcatcctctcttttctcttggatgagaggaggaagaaatttGGCGTTGAATTCCCTTGTGAAGTTCGCCCAGGTCCTAGGAGTATGATTCCAGTCCCAATTGACCCTAATCaagttccaccaggaacgagcaACTCCCTCAAGCTGGAATGCCGCAAAAGTCACTTGCCTTTCTTCCGTATAATTTAAAGCGGCGAAAATATCAGAGATCCTTTCCCACCAACCTTCGGCTACCTCAGGTTCTGGGCCTCCGTAGAACTTAGGAGGTCCAAACTTCAGGAATCTCTCTAATGCCCGATCCTCAGAATCGATTGGGCCTCCTTGCTGATGCACTACTCCATGAGCTTGGTGCTCAGTCATGCGCTCTAACACATCAGTTATTCTATTGATTGCGGTGGCCACTGGATCTCCGGCCACGTTTCCCTGACCATGGTCTGGGTTGACCTCAGGTTCCCTATCACCACTACCCTCGGGGTGTTGCCTAGTTATTCTCCCACGTCCTCTACCTCTAACTTGGAGATCCATAGCCTAGTTATGCCTTTTATTGGAAAATAAGGCATTTAGGCGAGAAtagaaacatttttttttatattattattctttttgtaagtaaaataaaTATGAGAATTGAGAAAAAAGAGAGTTAATTAGTCATGTAACTTATTCAACTATATCATGTACTCAAATTGCTCAAATCACAATATTCCTATCTTATTTTTATTCgattcatatatatttattgcactattctaggatatttctaaattctcaagaattttttttttctcaacatTATAACAAAGTAGACACGTGatcatcaaatttcatacaCACAATATGATTCACATTGCATACCAATTTCATACAACTTCAAGAGCCAAACAATTCACGAATACATTCAATGTTCtcatacataactcaaacttcaatctttGTAAGCATGAAAGAAAACAATACAACATTACACAAATTATTGTAACCACATAGCTAATAGCTCAATcccttagtttagattcaacttaaccTTAGTGGATTGTAGACCTACCACGTctaatattaaatctaataacatgatcattacttaagtacatcaatagctcttaagtattctaaatgaTCTCAAACATTTCATACATTGGCTTTTCTAATAACCTAATAACTAGTTATCTTTATCCTGTTGGACATTAGCCCCAAATAGTCCTCCAATAAAACTTAAGAAGCCACAATGTTATCAAGAACTCACCTCACATGGCAAATTCATCTCAAAAACAGAATTGGCACTAATCTTCCAGGTCTCACTATTGGCTCTTCACCtttaactttcaaaagctagacttggtcctttcatttcatttttccaaaattaatcaTGCTTTCTAGTCACATAATAATGaatatactaaattcttcccAATCTGCAAGTAcaccattgaatgaaatatctggCATTCGGGTACGAGAATCTGacaataggataattcacacctcaggctggccagtcccaagagtaacttacctacatctgagattcctacccaacatacatatccaaTATCCCCAACTATAGActtttgttccacacttaacaagccaatcgccacagtccgagaatcctctcccggcacgagctcgataagagctctgataccacctgtgacgaccccacttccccctaaggcgaaccaaagggttggcggccgtctgcccagctctcgccagggctcaCGCAAGgcattctaacccaaatccCTTCAAAGGATAACTTAATCTGTGATAAAACAAATCTTCCCGAAGAAGATCATCCTTACATCCAacttaacttcagagatagcagaGATAAATTAGCCAGTCAAGGCTCTTAAACGTACCACGTGCTACGTACCAAAATATAAAGTCGTACCAATCCGGGTAGATAAATACATAAATCTCTATTACAAATTTACAGGCCAAGTAatcgaattagggtttacacactTTCCAgtttcaagtggcaacccaaaagAAAAGTGCATTATCTCAAATAACACATTACAGCCCACAGAATAAGTTAtaatattcaaatacaatccaaaaggaaaACTTAAGTAAGCATCCagctttcagtttccagaacctgttaaggaaaacaataaacgtggggtgagctaaagctcagtggtgccccaaaacatgcaatcacataaatcaaacaacggatacaatttaaacaaatttagtcaattaagaaagcgtataacagcacaaggtaggatacaggggctctcgggAGTCATTCTCCTCGCTTGATCAGATAccctcgtagttgaccctccgtcaactttcactacttatagtccatgtagatccactattttttttatatatatagactagtcgagggattcacccagcgacgtggcGTCCAGCTTGTggttattatagactagtcgagggattcacccagcgatgTGGCGTCCAGCTTGTggttattatagactagtcgagggattcacccaacgacgcaactacatttagattcacggattcattagaaaatgtttcacacacgtcaccactcgaacggctagtgcgataaagtacacactgctcacttcgatggatcagaaatcaTTTTTTGCATTTTGACAATTATCACATAGCGAGTTGATAAAGCGCTTAACTACATAACataaaacaagcagggacactcaccaagagtaaAGTTCAAAGGTCAAGCCGGGAATCGTAGTCCAagtcctcgctaaatcctagaaatccaagttttaagaactataagttttactaagcAAACTCTTGACTTCAAACATATAAAAGATTATCTTGTATTAAACTAGTTTATTTCCCTGAAACAAACCAATAAATTTCTCAAACATCAAGACTAGTAAGGAATAAAGTGTTTCATGTGGTTTCTTTAAAGATATTTCCTTTCAAGGGTGCAAACTAGAACCAAAGTGGTTCCGACGGGTTTTCCTTGCCGAATAAGTTTTctatgccttttatttgaaattactTAAAtctagtattattattattttttttccaaatttcattTAAAACAACTGGTCAAGAATAGTTTTAAGAAAACTTAAAGTTTAAGAGTTGGATACAAATACTCTCTAAAGGTAATAGGGctagtttaagcaaaataaaggaattaactAGTCGGCAAGGTTTTGAAAGTCCCAATATCTAACTTTCTAATAATACTACACTAAACTCGAATTCTATCCCTTGATATTAAAGCGGAATATTTCCACAAAATTTGGTTTAAAGATACTTGAATTCAAAAGACTagaacggacttcacga
Coding sequences:
- the LOC113755476 gene encoding uncharacterized protein LOC113755476; this encodes MDLQVRGRGRGRITRQHPEGSGDREPEVNPDHGQGNVAGDPVATAINRITDVLERMTEHQAHGVVHQQGGPIDSEDRALERFLKFGPPKFYGGPEPEVAEGWWERISDIFAALNYTEERQVTFAAFQLEGVARSWWNLIRVNWDWNHTPRTWANFTREFNAKFLPPLIQEKREDDFIKCRQGAMSVGEYEIQFTKLSRYAPELVATEQRRVRRFVQGLNVEIQEGLAAVRIDTFTEAVERAQRVEVARAQVKTFQAKKRFAPSSSREPIYANAPPAKVGRGTGGINSHGAPRGALVRGASVRGAGERDNGANGGPNGRGQPRNASQGGRVTTSQVTCGYCRRAGHIEKECWKKGGKCLRCDSSEHQIAGCPKMQE